Proteins co-encoded in one Calorimonas adulescens genomic window:
- the rbsK gene encoding ribokinase yields MKAIAIGSINMDFTMSVDHLPVKGETIAAKSFKESAGGKGANQAVALSRLGADVMMIGAVGRDGMGSILMNSLKRDGIETKGIKEVDAPTGNAFITVDVDGNNTIVVYPGANYELDIGWVEAFKEDIRASDFVILQMEIPIDTVVGSIELANRLGTNVILNPAPAKALPDHIYRMIDMIIPNETEIALLTGIEDVKQGARRLLEKGVKRVVVTLGEKGCLYVDAERELMMEGNKVRAVDSTAAGDAFTAGLAISFGRGDDLKSALKFANAVGALTVTRVGAQDSLPTYKEVEMFLRRQEK; encoded by the coding sequence ATGAAAGCGATTGCAATAGGAAGTATAAATATGGATTTTACCATGAGTGTTGACCACCTGCCGGTTAAGGGTGAGACCATTGCCGCAAAGTCTTTTAAGGAGAGTGCCGGTGGCAAGGGTGCAAATCAGGCAGTGGCACTTTCGAGGCTGGGAGCGGATGTAATGATGATAGGTGCCGTTGGCAGGGATGGCATGGGCAGCATATTGATGAATTCACTAAAACGGGATGGCATTGAAACAAAGGGTATCAAAGAGGTAGATGCACCTACAGGCAACGCCTTTATAACTGTGGATGTGGACGGCAACAACACCATAGTGGTATATCCCGGTGCCAATTATGAACTGGATATAGGGTGGGTGGAGGCCTTTAAAGAGGATATACGGGCATCAGACTTTGTTATCCTGCAGATGGAGATACCCATTGACACTGTGGTGGGTTCTATTGAGCTGGCCAACCGGCTGGGGACCAATGTGATACTAAACCCTGCACCGGCTAAGGCTCTACCCGACCATATATACAGGATGATAGATATGATAATCCCCAACGAGACTGAAATTGCACTGCTTACAGGCATAGAGGACGTAAAGCAGGGAGCAAGAAGACTGCTGGAGAAGGGTGTGAAGAGGGTTGTGGTAACCCTCGGGGAGAAAGGATGCCTGTATGTAGATGCTGAGAGAGAGCTTATGATGGAAGGTAATAAGGTAAGGGCAGTAGACTCTACCGCTGCAGGCGATGCCTTTACAGCAGGCCTGGCCATATCCTTTGGCCGTGGTGATGACCTGAAATCGGCCCTAAAGTTTGCCAATGCAGTAGGTGCCCTTACAGTTACAAGGGTCGGAGCGCAGGATTCGCTCCCGACATATAAAGAGGTGGAGATGTTTCTAAGGAGGCAGGAGAAATGA